A window of Cyclopterus lumpus isolate fCycLum1 chromosome 10, fCycLum1.pri, whole genome shotgun sequence genomic DNA:
AGCATCATGTTAGTGGTACATGTACGTTTGAACATTTCAGCACCACGACGGCGGACAGCGAATGTGAAATCCTACGGCATCCTTCAATTTAGGAACCGAGTGCTATGGTTTACTCTCCGATTATATTGACAAGAATGAActattaaatatgtgttttacttttactgttttTCTGTCATGCAAAATataattcaattttttttatttgtgggaGATACTAATTGCAAGGAGGTTTGgtgtatttttaatttctgACAAGGTTGTCTCATAGTATTTATTATTCAGTGTCATAATCATTTCAGATGAGAGCTCGCAAAGAGAATAGATGCTGCCACTTTAAGAGTGTCGATCAGTTCCTCTCTCATTGGATGGTGGAAGAGGATGATGTGCACCAATAGGATTCAGAACTGTACAAAGCAATCTAGTCCCTGCCCCCATGCAGCTTCAGCGCCGTAACACTTAGAATGCAAAGAGCTCGAGGAGAGACGACATTGAGGTCGAATTTTCTAAGATATAATAATTGATTTTAGCTTACAAACATGCTCCAACATTGTGGCACTTTTTATTTTGGGGTATTTCATATTATCATGGATTCCTACATTGCTATACAAAATATCTTGATTGGAATTCATTTGTTATAGCGGACCAAGGATGACAAAGACAATGGGATACCGAGACTGGAGATGGCTCGCGCTTTGGTGGCatcatttctttctcttgtgGAGTACAATAAACGGACAGACTCGTTACAGCATCCCGGAGGAACTGAAACAGGGCTCTGTGGTAGGAAATCTAGCCAAAGATCTGGCTTTGGGACTATCGGACATTTTTGATCGTAAAATGCGTGTCGCCTCTGAGGCTGGTAAGCAGTATTTCAGCGTTGATGCAGGGAAGGGCGAGCTGGTGGTGAATGACAGAATAGACAGAGAGACTCTATGTGGACAAAGCGCCAGCTGTGTGTTGCCTCTGCAAGTAGTTGTTGAAAATCCTTTACGGTCTCATCGAATTGAAGTGGAAATAAGAGACATAAATGATAATTCTCCTAGTTTTCTTACACAGGAGAGTAACCTTAATATACCAGAATCAGTTGCACTAGGCAAACGTTTTCCTTTGGAGAGCGCGGAGGACCCTGACGTTGGAAGCAATTCTTTGAAAACGTACTCACTAAGCAAAAAtgaatatttttctttaaaatacaaagacacaaagaatgGTAAAGCTGTCCCAGAATTGGTGTTAGAAAAGCCATTAGACCGTGAAAAGAATGCTCTCCATCAGCTGCTTTTGACCGCATTAGATGGAGGAAACCCGGTCACATCGGGAACCTGTAAGATTATCATTAACGTACTTGACATCAATGACAATTTTCCGGTATTCAACGAAAATGAATACAAAGTGTCTTTAAAGGAGAACAGCACCAAAGGAACATTTGTAATCAAACTTTCAGCTACAGATGCCGATGATGGTCTTAATGGTCAAGTTAAATATTATTTTGGGTCCCGTACTCCAGATTCAGTGTTAtcaacatttgaaataaatgatATAACGGGACAAATTGTATTAAAGGGGGCACTAGATTTTGAGAGGTCTAAATCATACCTTATTGAAATAACTGCTAAAGACAAAGGCATTCCGGAGATGGAGGGTAACTGTCGTGTACAACTGGACGTAGAGGACATCAATGATAATGCTCCTGAGATTGTGCTAACTTCAAAACCCAGTCCTGTACCCGAAGACGCACCAGGTGGCACAGTAGTGGCTTTGATCAGTGTACGAGACCTTGACTCCGGTGAAAACGGTAAAGTGACACTTCGGCTTCCCAAAGGTTCTCCTTTTAATCTGAATCCATCCTTCTCTAATAATTACGAACTGGTAACCAGTGGTCCTTTAGACCGAGAGAGTTTCTCAGAGTATAACATTGAGATAACAGCCACTGATTCaggctctcctcctctgtcgaGTAAGAAAATTATAGCTGTCAGCATCACTGATGTGAATGACAACCCCCCTATATTCAAGCAGCCATCCTATTATGTGTATTTAAAAGAGAACGGGGTACCAGGCTCTATACTGTACTCAGTTTCAGCATCGGACCTGGATTTTGGTGAAAACGCCAAAATCTCTTATTCCATCCTGGACTCTAAAGTGCAGGACGTTTCTGTCTCATCGTATGTTTACATTAACTCAGATAACGGCAGCATCTACAGCATGCACTCGTTTGACTATGAGAAACTGAAGGTGTTTCAGATTCAGGTCCAGGCAAAGGATCAgggctctccgtctctcagcaGCAACGCCACTGTCCATGTTTTTATCCTGGACCAGAACGACAACGCCCCCGCTGTTATTTACCCCTCCTCCGCTGCCCTGGGCTCCCTCTCCCATCAGAGGATGCCCCGCTCCGCTAAAGCGGGACACCTGGTTACTAAGCTGACGGCCGTGGACGCTGACTCGGGCCATAACGCCTGGATCTCCTACAAACTAACGGAGGCCACAGACGCCTCTCTGTTCACGGTCAATCTGTACACAGGGGAGGTGAGGACTAAACGCGCTGTGTCCGAGCAGGACGACTCCTCTCAGAGGCTGCTTATAGAGATCAAGGACGACGGGGAACCGGTCCAGTCCGCCACCGTCACGGTGTCCATCCTGCTGGAGGACGGCCTCCATGAGCCCATTTTAGACCTCCGACAGAAAGTGTCCGAGCCCAGCAAGAAAACTGGGAGAATCACTCTGTATTTGATTCTCTCTCTGGCCTCGGTGTCCGTGCTGTCTCTGGTGACGTTTCTCATCTTAGCGGTTAAATGcatgaggagcagcagaagcagcgaCAGTTGCTGCATGACACGGAGCGACTGTGATAATTACAAGAACCCCAACAGAAACCTGCAGATTCAGCTCAACACTGATGGACCTATCAAGTACGTGGAGGTCCTGGGAGGAGACATGTTGTCTCAGAGTCAGTCCTTCAGGTCCTGTATGTCTCCAATGTCAGAGTACAGTGATTTCACTTTGATTAAACCCAGCAGCACCACTGACTTTAAGGAGGTGATCAGTGTTCTGGATGCGTCTCTACCCGACAGCACCTGGACCTTTGAGAGCCAGCAGGTGAGCAGAGAGTAAAGTATTCTTCTATATGTATACTCTCACAAAATGATTCTATTTTTCTCAGGTTTTTGTTTGAGTGGCGGGGGGGAGTGCTTGGCTTTGAGGGCAGGTTTTATTTTCTACTTACGTTTAAAGCATTATCACACTCAGGTTTATATTTTCTACATTCTTACGAGACTTACACGTTTCCTTTTAGCGATGATATTCCTATGGTCTTCTTCTGACGTCATTTTCCAATACCTGTTCATCTTCTGAAACAGCTCActgaataaacaaaatgaaagaatatTAATGCTGCTTCAGCACAATCCAGGTTTTGAGATTTACAAAGACTGCCCGTTACTGACGGTCATGAGTGTCTGATTTGTGGCTTGATAATGACTCAAACAGCAACGGAAAAAAGCAACAATCATTTTGAGAATTGTTCATTGATCTATTAAAATACTATGTGCAGGAAGTATTGTGTTCCAATTAATTACATATTTGAGTGTGGATTTCATTTTGTACACCTGGCTAGATTGAGGTGAATGTTATAATATACATTGCAATATGAATGAATTTAGAGGAAATATTAAAATTATAACAATCAAAATAAAGAGACAAATATTCTAAATTTAAATTGCATATCAGCATTGGCATCGTGCAATTTAATACAGGTTTGAATCGTAGTGCTGCTCCTGGAACACTTTGCTGTTTCGATCTTATTGGATGTTGGGTAGATGCTGTGCACCAATAGCATTGGTAGTTGTACAAAGAGATCTACTCCCTCCCCCAACCATCCTCACTGTAGCCAGTGCATTGCTTCGAGCCcgagatgagaggaggatgCGTTTAAACACTCAGACTAAATAATATACTTTGCAACGCTtctcatggtgtgtgtgtgtgtgtatatatatggatatttctggattacagcAAGTTTATCGTTGATGGATTTTAACATTGACCTCTATATTCTGAACAATATTTCGATGGGAAATAACGTCGTATTGTAACGGACTGGGGATGACAAAGAGAATGGGATACCGAGACTGGAGATGGTGGGCGCTTTGGTGGCATCATTTATTTCTCTTGTGGAGTACAATAGACGCACAGACTCGTTACAGCATCCCAGAAGAGTTGGAACAGGGCTCTGTGGTAGGAAATCTAGCCAAAGATCTGGGTTTGGGAATATCGGACATTTTTGATCGTAAGCTGCGTGTCGCCTCTGAGGCTGGTAAGCAGTATTTCACTGTGGATGCGGGGAAGGGCGAGCTGGTGGTGAATGACAGAATAGACAGAGAGACTCTATGTGGAGAAAGCGCCAGCTGTGTTCTACCTCTGCAGGTTGTAATAGAGAACCCGCTACAGTTACACCGAATAGAAGTGGAAATAAGAGACATAAATGATAATGCTCCTAGTTTTCTCAAAAGTGATCACATAATAGAAATTGCTGAATCCACTGTAGTTGGTGTGCGTTTTCCTTTAGAGAATGCAGAGGATCCCGATGTTGGGAGTAACGGATTAAAGACGTACACAATAAGCAAAGATGATTActtcattttaaaagttaaagaaaTTGAAAATGGGCGTAAAATACCAGAATTAGTATTGAATAAATCATTAGATCGAGAGAAAAAAGCCATTCACAATTTATTTCTTACTGCTATGGATGGAGGAAATCCGGTAAAAACTGGAACTTCAAAAATAACTGTTAATGTGCTTGATAATAATGACAATGTCCCGTTATTCGAGAAAACTGTCTATAAAGTTGCTGTTCAAGAAAACAGTGCAAATGGCTCCTTTGTCATtacaacaaaagcaacagaCATAGATGAGGGTCCAAATGGAGAGATTGAGTACTCACTTGGTATACACACACCACCAGCGGTGTTATCATTGTTTCATATTGACACTGTAACGGGAGATATATTTTTGAGAAACCAGCTGGACCACGAAATTCAACCCTCATTTCGAATAGATATTAGTGCAAAAGACAAAGGCTGGCCGAAGAGTGAGGGTCACTGCAGTGTTCAGGTGGATGTTTTAGATGTAAACGATAACCCTCCAGAAATTGTCCTGACTTCAAAACCTACTTCTGTGCCAGAGGACTCTCTCAGTGGGACTGTCGTGGCTTTACTCGGCGTCCGTGACTTTGATTCCGGTGATAACGGTAAAGTTACGTTAACACTTCCCAAAAAAACTCCCTTTACTCTTAAACCCTCTTTTTCTAATAATTATGCGCTGGTAACCAGTGGTCCTTTAGACCGAGAGAGTTCCTCAGAGTATAATATTGAGATAACAGCCACTGATTCaggctctcctcctctgtcgaGTAAGACAATTATAGCTGTCAGCATCACTGATGTGAATGACAACCCCCCTATATTCAAGCAGCCATCCTATTATGTGTATTTAAAAGAGAACGGGGTACCAGGCTCTATACTGTACTCAGTTTCAGCATCGGACCTGGATTTTGGTGAAAACGCCAAAATCTCTTATTCCATCTTGGACTCTAAAGTGCAGGACGTTTCTGTCTCATCGTATGTTTACATTAACTCAGATAACGGCAGCATCTACAGCATGCACTCGTTTGACTATGAGAAACTGAAGGTGTTTCAGATTCAGGTCCAGGCAAAGGATCAgggctctccgtctctcagcaGCAACGCCACTGTCCATGTTTTTATCCTGGACCAGAACGACAACGCCCCCGCTGTTATTTACCCCTCCTCCGCTGCCCTGGGCTCCCTCTCCCATCAGAGGATGGACCGCTCCGCTAAAGCGGGACACCTGGTTACTAAGCTGACGGCCGTGGACGCTGACTCGGGCCATAACGCCTGGATCTCCTACAAACTAACGGAGGCCACAGACGCCTCTCTGTTCACGGTCAATCTGTACACAGGGGAGGTGAGGACTAAACGCGCTGTGTCCGAGCAGGACGACTCCTCTCAGAGGCTGCTTATAGAGATCAAGGACGACGGGGAACCGGTCCAGTCCGCCACAGTCACGGTGTCCATCCTGCTGGAGGACGGCCTCCATGAGCCCATCTTAGACCTCCGACAGAAAGTGTCCGAGCCCAGCAAGAAAACTGGGAGAATCACTCTGTATTTGATTCTCTCTCTGGCCTCGGTGTCCGTGCTGTCTCTGGTGACGTTTCTCATCTTAGCGGTTAAATGcatgaggagcagcagaagcagcgaCAGTTGCTGCATGACACGGAGCGACTGTGATAATTACAAGAACCCCAACAGAAACCTACAGATTCAGCTCAACACGGATGGACCTATCAAGTACGTGGAGGTCCTGGGAGGAGACATGTTGTCTCAGAGTCAGTCCTTCAGGTCCTGTATGTCTCCAATGTCAGAGTACAGTGATTTCACTTTGATTAAACCCAGCAGCACCACTGACTTTAAGGAGGTGATCAGTGTTCTGGATGCGTCTCTACCCGACAGCACCTGGACCTTTGAGAGCCAGCAGGTGAGCAGATGACAGTTTATTTTGATGCCCCCTTTATAGTTTGTTATTTGAATCACATTGTGCCGTTTGGTTGTCGTCTGATAATCTTGTTTTCATGGTAAAAACTGAACGCAGACAAGCCATGTTTGATCAGTCTCATATGTTTTGTATTAGTGTCCACTTATAATGATGTTATTGTCCATACTCAATCAATAATTGCATATATTCGTCACAATGCGTCAGCAACttgtaattacaaaaaaacatttaggcTACATAACTCAAACATAAtgaaatattatatacaatCGTATGGCGGCAGACgtgttattcatttttatataacCTGAAGTATGTCGGAGTTCAAGAACATTTATATGCTTTGTTACAGAGGATGGGTTTTTGACTTGGCTTCAGCTAATATTCGTTTTTGAgagtattattttaaaaacgCAGTTGTTAAGCCACATTAATGATATATGCATCTGactcctttcacacacacagcacaacatCTGGTAGATTATAAGCACAGCAAAAGCACTGTTCAGTCCCGTTCCCATTGGATGGTAGGGATGGATGCTGTGCACCAATCACATACAGAATTGTACAAAGAGATCTATCCCCTCCCCTTTTGCAGCCTCAGCACTGTAGACGTTTACCATGCAAAGAGCTGGAGGATGTGGGTGATGCTCTCATATCCCAGAGCAGAAAATAAATCGCTAATTTAAGCttcaaacatgaacaaaaatgCTTCACATCTTTTTATGGGGATTGCTAACGCTCGTTGGAACTGGATATAATTTCGTTTTTCTCCATGGGAAATAACGTATTCTAACGGACCGGGGATGACAAAGACAATGGGATACCGAGGCTGGAGATGGCTTGCGCTCTGGTGGCatcatttctttctcttgtgGAGTACAATAAACGGACAGACTCGTTACAGCATACAAGAGGAACTGAAACAGGGCTCTGTGGTAGGAAATCTAGCCAAAGATCTGGGTTTGAGACTATCAGACATGTTTGATCGTAAACTGCGTGTCTCCTCTGAAGCTGATGAGCAGTATTTCAGCTTCGATGCGGGGAAGGGCGAGCTGGTGGTGAATGACAGAATAGACAGAGAGACTTTATGTGGACAAAGTGCGAGCTGTGTGTTGCCTCTGCAGGTTGTTCTTGAAAACCCACTCAGCTTACATCGGATCGAGGTAGAAATAAAAGATATAAATGACAATTCGCCTAGTTTTCATGCAGAAGACATGTCTTTGAAAATCTCTGAAACGGCAGCAGTGGGGACTCGTTTTCCTCTAGAGGGTGCAGAAGATCCTGA
This region includes:
- the LOC117737728 gene encoding protocadherin gamma-C5-like, giving the protein MRLYPTAPGPLRASSGPRMTKTMGYRDWRWLALWWHHFFLLWSTINGQTRYSIPEELKQGSVVGNLAKDLALGLSDIFDRKMRVASEAGKQYFSVDAGKGELVVNDRIDRETLCGQSASCVLPLQVVVENPLRSHRIEVEIRDINDNSPSFLTQESNLNIPESVALGKRFPLESAEDPDVGSNSLKTYSLSKNEYFSLKYKDTKNGKAVPELVLEKPLDREKNALHQLLLTALDGGNPVTSGTCKIIINVLDINDNFPVFNENEYKVSLKENSTKGTFVIKLSATDADDGLNGQVKYYFGSRTPDSVLSTFEINDITGQIVLKGALDFERSKSYLIEITAKDKGIPEMEGNCRVQLDVEDINDNAPEIVLTSKPSPVPEDAPGGTVVALISVRDLDSGENGKVTLRLPKGSPFNLNPSFSNNYELVTSGPLDRESFSEYNIEITATDSGSPPLSSKKIIAVSITDVNDNPPIFKQPSYYVYLKENGVPGSILYSVSASDLDFGENAKISYSILDSKVQDVSVSSYVYINSDNGSIYSMHSFDYEKLKVFQIQVQAKDQGSPSLSSNATVHVFILDQNDNAPAVIYPSSAALGSLSHQRMPRSAKAGHLVTKLTAVDADSGHNAWISYKLTEATDASLFTVNLYTGEVRTKRAVSEQDDSSQRLLIEIKDDGEPVQSATVTVSILLEDGLHEPILDLRQKVSEPSKKTGRITLYLILSLASVSVLSLVTFLILAVKCMRSSRSSDSCCMTRSDCDNYKNPNRNLQIQLNTDGPIKYVEVLGGDMLSQSQSFRSCMSPMSEYSDFTLIKPSSTTDFKEVISVLDASLPDSTWTFESQQVSRE